In the genome of Fusarium fujikuroi IMI 58289 draft genome, chromosome FFUJ_chr02, one region contains:
- a CDS encoding related to STU1-mitotic spindle protein gives MADTKLTDQQVADLKTILRGDGSLDSKVQYVTIIKSGIKQHNVPESSVAQLFDGLRAATTSQHAALVNAGFTALNHLLTRLSRQDPKLLSKEAARTLPIVVEKLGDHKDKFRSLASHSLVTLYAVAPADVERFVRNSAMNGKNPRAKETSMSWLLQMHKENGLPFRGYVPVLMELLEDADGMVRDAAKNTVIELFRSAPNAAKSDLKRQLKNFKVRPAIEQAIVKELAPTSSRPETPAAEAAAPAPRPALSASTSSVAAAERPITPGIETKPETLEPLYVNTNRELDDIFKEMAWFFEGKESEQNWLKRENSVNKLRRLNVGNVPSDFPDTFLVGVKSMLDGIIKAITSLRTSLCKEGCALIQEMANTFGPAMDPMVEMLMQCFVKLAAGTKKISSQLANETVDTILSKVSYTPRLMQHIWMACQDKNVAPRTYTTGWLKTILKKEAQHKHHIEHTGGVELIEKCIKKGLTDANPAVREKMRSTYWAFWGIWPAKADAIMADLDGTAQKLLNKDPSNPHSPKKGETAARPGLGLSKSTMGTSKPSIREAMMAQRKANAAKNLPARPGSAMAHLSPVKTTTSSTSTAASKPSGTRTRPETGGMSGAPMRPARRRPEMAARPATAGPYSVRDMDAGSPESIRSKTPKPRETTPKRTAPRPRPGHASHASESSLASPTSVRPGTKPAVSPRTSPTKLKQSQSAMLPMSSPSRANEDFTLVVPNMANLRAMQKPAPEPHQRAPQANQEIPSELTTPVLEDSPHIVPEAAREAVPVSEPETAPEPTVEAEAQAADEPMEEAAEPSVAISEPVIEPTPQPSETVQADPVSGAPGSTLQVYEDPFTDEQPSPKPTFNIPVLEDKPVNADAANLLNARAQSPVTQDVESSERTKQSSRLLESGITRVKAKTLDVHGFRKLQSLLRDTKGIFTDDKFEALLIGLFQYLEDPLSGVSAEKAQDVKAQILATIRLLLRKERDNFQPHVSRGLESLLETRSAYDIRAHIVSGVEVLADELVAIGDGSEIVVVLTKRLENIDSSTPEGSRMLSTGLHVLRSLLDKRPNFIPTDTELGQLASLAGRCLVSTDSGVRMDAVQLCVALHSRVGEQVFWNALKDVQDDPKSLITYYIVKRQREQTPTIAA, from the exons ATGGCCGACACAAAACTTACCGACCAGCAGGTCGCCGACCTCAAAACCATCCTGCGCGGCGACGGAAGTCTTGACTCCAAGGTCCAATATGTCACAATCATCAAATCGGGCATTAAACAGCACAATGTCCCTGAATCGAGTGTCGCTCAGCTTTTCGATGGTTTGCGCGCAGCTACTACCTCGCAGCATGCCGCTCTGGTAAACGCTGGTTTCACTGCCCTGAACCATCTCCTCACGCGCCTCTCTCGACAAGACCCCAAGCTCTTATCTAAGGAAGCCGCGCGAACTTTGCCAATTGTCGTCGAGAAGCTCGGCGACCACAAAGACAAGTTCCGTTCTCTAGCTTCGCACTCGCTTGTTACTCTATATGCCGTTGCGCCAGCAGATGTCGAACGTTTTGTTCGAAACTCAGCGATGAATGGAAAGAACCCCAGAGCAAAGGAGACCTCCATGAGTTGGCTACTACAG ATGCACAAGGAGAATGGCCTGCCTTTCCGAGGTTACGTCCCTGTACTCATGGAACTTCTCGAGGACGCCGATGGCATGGTACGAGATGCGGCCAAAAACACCGTCATTGAACTTTTCCGATCTGCCCCAAATGCTGCCAAGTCCGATCTTAAGCGACAACTCAAGAACTTCAAGGTACGACCTGCAATTGAGCAAGCTATCGTCAAGGAGCTCGCCCCGACCTCTAGTCGCCCCGAGACTCCCGCCGCAGAAGCCGCCGCTCCAGCACCTCGTCCAGCTCTTTCGGCCAGCACTTCGTCAGTAGCTGCAGCCGAGCGTCCTATCACTCCTGGAATCGAGACCAAGCCAGAAACTCTCGAGCCACTGTACGTCAACACAAACCGCGAGCTGGACGATATTTTTAAGGAAATGGCGTGGTTTTTCGAGGGTAAAGAGTCGGAACAGAATTGGCTGAAGCGAGAAAACTCCGTCAATAAACTGCGGCGACTCAATGTGGGCAATGTTCCGTCTGATTTCCCAGATACCTTTCTTGTTGGGGTTAAGAGCATGTTGGATGGTATCATCAAGGCGATTACCTCTCTGAGAACCAGTCTCTGCAAGGAGGGTTGTGCTCTTATCCAGGAGATGGCTAATACGTTTGGTCCTGCAATGGACCCCATGGTTGAAATGCTGATGCAATGCTTCGTCAAGCTCGCTGCAGGAACCAAGAAAATCAGCTCTCAGCTTGCCAACGAGACGGTTGACACGATCCTGAGCAAGGTTTCGTACACTCCACGCTTGATGCAACACATCTGGATGGCTTGCCAGGACAAGAATGTTGCGCCGAGAACTTATACTACAGGGTGGCTCAAGACCATTCTAAAGAAAGAGGCCCAGCACAAGCATCATATCGAGCACACAGGTGGTGTGGAGTTAATCGAGAAGTGTATCAAGAAGGGCCTGACTGATGCTAACCCGGCTGTAAGAGAGAAGATGCGATCAACATATTGGGCCTTCTGGGGAATCTGGCCTGCAAAAGCAGATGC CATCATGGCCGATCTGGATGGCACTGCCCAGAAGCTTTTGAACAAGGACCCTAGCAACCCTCATTCCCCTAAGAAGGGAGAGACGGCTGCACGACCTGGACTGGGATTATCCAAGAGTACAATGGGCACAAGTAAGCCAAGTATTCGCGAGGCTATGATGGCTCAACGAAAGGCAAACGCAGCAAAGAACCTGCCAGCTCGACCGGGCTCAGCTATGGCTCACCTTTCGCCCGTGAAAACAACTACGTCAAGTACATCCACAGCAGCAAGCAAACCATCAGGAACCCGAACTCGCCCAGAAACTGGTGGCATGTCAGGTGCTCCAATGAGGCCTGCAAGGAGGCGGCCAGAGATGGCAGCGCGTCCTGCGACGGCGGGCCCCTACTCCGTGCGTGACATGGATGCTGGAAGTCCTGAAAGTATCAGGTCCAAGACACCCAAACCCCGAGAGACGACGCCTAAGAGAACTGCTCCTCGACCACGACCTGGACATGCTTCACATGCTAGTGAATCCAGTCttgcatcaccaacatcggTGAGGCCAGGCACCAAGCCCGCGGTTTCACCTCGCACAAGTCCTACAAAGTTGAAGCAATCGCAATCTGCCATGCTGCCTATGAGCAGCCCCTCCCGAGCAAATGAGGACTTTACTCTTGTTGTTCCAAATATGGCTAATTTGAGGGCCATGCAGAAGCCTGCACCAGAGCCTCACCAGAGAGCTCCTCAGGCTAACCAAGAGATTCCCTCAGAATTAACCACTCCTGTGCTTGAGGATTCACCACATATTGTCCCAGAAGCTGCTAGAGAGGCTGTGCCAGTCTCTGAGCCAGAGACAGCCCCTGAACCAACGGTTGAAGCTGAGGCCCAGGCCGCCGATGAACCTatggaggaggctgctgaacCTTCCGTGGCCATCTCGGAGCCTGTGATTGAGCCAACACCCCAGCCGTCGGAAACCGTGCAGGCCGATCCTGTTTCAGGAGCGCCTGGTTCGACACTGCAAGTGTATGAAGACCCGTTCACTGATGAGCAGCCTTCTCCAAAGCCGACCTTTAACATTCCTGTGCTGGAAGACAAGCCCGTCAACGCTGATGCAGCCAACTTGCTCAATGCCCGTGCTCAATCCCCCGTGACGCAAGACGTAGAATCCTCTGAGAGAACAAAGCAGAGCTCACGACTGCTTGAAAGCGGCATCACCAGAGTCAAGGCAAAGACTCTTGATGTTCATGGATTCCGAAAGCTGCAGTCCCTTTTGCGTGATACCAAGGGCATCTTCACTGATGATAAGTTTGAGGCTCTGTTGATTGGACTCTTCCAATACCTGGAAGATCCTCTGTCTGGGGTGAGTGCCGAAAAGGCTCAGGATGTCAAAGCCCAGATCCTTGCTACAATCAGGCTACTCCTCCGAAAGGAACGTGACAACTTCCAGCCTCATGTGTCCAGGGGTCTTGAATCACTCCTTGAGACACGCAGTGCTTATGATATCCGTGCCCATATTGTCAGTGGCGTTGAGGTCTTGGCTGATGAACTCGTCGCCATTGGCGACGGTTCTGAGATTGTTGTTGTCCTAACAAAGCGTCTTGAAAATATTGACAGCTCGACTCCTGAGGGAAGCCGTATGCTCAGCACTGGATTGCACGTGTTGCGAAGCCTGCTTGACAAGAGACCCAACTTTATCCCTACTGATACTGAACTTGGTCAGCTGGCCAGCCTTGCCGGTCGATGCCTTGTTTCTACAGACTCTGGTGTTCGTATGGACGCCGTTCAGCTTTGCGTTGCTCTTCACTCAAGGGTAGGTGAGCAAGTCTTCTGGAATGCCCTGAAGGATGTTCAGGATGATCCCAAGAGCTTGATCACCTACTACATTGTCAAGAGACAGCGAGAGCAGACTCCTACAATTGCAGCCTAA
- a CDS encoding uncharacterized protein (reviewed:yes 1) yields the protein MATPDAPWTITHSSTDAVAPAWIDSPNIRGTLDILQSCILTLIACIYTALHLDVPVKTAWHYIFLYKLKWVAITLFAPEIALYMAADQLQQAWNLKSKLRSLQKTTPSDADHIDIDMAYTFFIIMGGVRVNVDDILSIPDLHNKAFRLFESMERPYSVRLSPRAVTWLAERGHWIPISKKKIDDKSKADYFQKILVVMQVIWMVLQCIARKIQNLPLSLLEVHTMVHVVCAIFLYLCWFRKPLNVLDPEIIKPGAFEGEIALLAQRQFYPNIINIDDVSKVEEMQLLEETPESSSRNWIGWSWMRRLARPPAYERLPDTWANPRSGPWVKPEPGLEMWPGDILPSGLLYHSEFAHIPLLLSEQFLRRWDAILSTFPFHNREVLVKTASFVKVNRIAWDFEMISPEDDAGPLAGQDLFLARLPEFKPVLDPAYRTMPFSEGKRNLDINFSVFTESEDVFGLLGFFQQFPWLAGLALLLSGIYGGVHLSAWNWAFPSSIELLMWKISCLYIAGALALYFVMAVLATAVRTDGTTWLVTYIAFWFALFVYMAARFYVVFESFFSLRRSPAGVYISPVWVEMFPHF from the exons ATGGCTACTCCAGACGCACCATGGACTATCACACACAGTTCAACAGATGCTGTAGCACCAGCCTGGATTGACTCACCTAATATTCGAGGAACTCTGGATATCCTTCAGAGTTGCATCTTGACACTTATTGCGTGTATCTATACGGCCCTTCATCTCGATGTCCCTGTCAAGACGGCCTGGCATTACATATTTCTCTACAAGCTCAAATGGGTTGCTATAACCCTCTTTGCACCCGAGATCGCTCTGTATATGGCGGCGGATCAGCTACAACAGGCTTGGAACCTGAAATCGAAACTTCGATCGTTGCAGAAAACTACTCCTTCAGATGCAGATCAT ATCGATATTGACATGGCCTACacattcttcatcatcatgggcgGTGTTCGAGTCAACGTCGACGACATCTTGTCCATCCCCGATCTGCACAACAAGGCTTTTCGGTTGTTCGAATCAATGGAGCGGCCATACTCGGTGCGCTTGAGCCCCCGAGCAGTGACCTGGCTTGCAGAGAGAGGGCACTGGATCCCgatatcgaagaagaagatcgacgACAAGAGCAAAGCAGATTACTTCCAGAAGATATTAGTGGTTATGCAGGTCATATGGATGGTCCTGCAGTGTATTGCCAGGAAGATCCAAAACCTGCCTCTTAGTTTGTTAGAGGTTCACACTATGGTTCATGTTGTGTGTGCGATTTTCCTTTACTTGTGTTGGTTTAGG AAACCTCTCAACGTCCTGGATCCTGAGATTATTAAGCCAGGGGCCTTCGAGGGAGAGATAGCTCTCCTAGCGCAACGCCAGTTCTATCCCAACAT AATCAACATTGATGATGTCTCGAAGGTAGAGGAGATGCAACTTCTCGAAGAAACTCCTGAATCATCTTCTCGAAACTGGATAGGTTGGTCTTGGATGCGAAGATTAGCAAGACCTCCAGCCTATGAAAGACTACCCGATACCTGGGCGAATCCACGATCAGGGCCTTGGGTAAAGCCAGAGCCGGGGCTAGAGATGTGGCCGGGGGATATCCTACCATCTGGGCTCTTGTATCACTCCGAGTTTGCACATATACCCCTTTTACTATCAGAGCAGTTCCTCCGTCGCTGGGACGCTATCTTGTCAACCTTTCCATTCCACAACCGCGAGGTCCTCGTAAAAACAGCGAGTTTTGTCAAGGTAAATCGCATTGCCTGGGACTTTGAGATGATCAGTCccgaagatgatgctggacCTCTGGCTGGCCAagatctcttcctcgctcGACTTCCAGAGTTCAAGCCAGTTCTCGACCCTGCGTACAGAACCATGCCGTTCAGCGAGGGCAAACGAAACCTCGACATCAACTTCAGCGTCTTCACAGAGAGCGAAGACGTCTTTGGTCTCTTGGGATTCTTCCAACAGTTCCCGTGGCTCGCTGGTCTTGCGCTGCTTCTGTCTGGTATCTATGGCGGTGTTCATCTGTCAGCTTGGAACTGGGCCTTTCCCAGCTCTATCGAGCTTTTGATGTGGAAGATAAGCTGCCTCTATATTGCGGGTGCCTTGGCGTTGTATTTTGTCATGGCAGTACTCGCCACAGCTGTGAGGACTGATGGAACGACGTGGCTAGTGACTTATATCGCATTCTGGTTCGCCTTGTTTGTCTACATGGCTGCCAGATTTTATGTTGTTTTCGAGTCATTCTTTAGTCTGAGGCGGTCTCCTGCTGGGGTCTACATATCACCAGTTTGGGTTGAGATGTTTCCTCATTTCTAG
- a CDS encoding related to GTPase-activating protein beta-chimerin: MAGIVEDYLESPGMDNDTDDVFPCKGCGEILEEGKAFELAGNRWHLDCFRCNTCGTLLDSDANLLLLGDGSLICNNCTYSCSACGNKIEDLAILTGEQAFCATCFRCRNCKRKIENLRYARTSQGIFCMGCHETLMARRRKKSKAAAAAKAREKEHSPMITEKSLPALPANAIPPNAFSNDRVDPDSDTATELSPRPRNHGRNESSSRSSSRPARSPERKPDGLSLPATTYRSNRNSTMMARNDNTSNDADSFMISVALDPSPHPTPKSTSDNLPESGKSKDYFSAAKPASEKRSDSHTSTPHIAFQEKGRAPSYSEHDIAPKLPDRKHSKNSRTDSSKRSPPTDEKSQKTSGRRAPTEDFKLQEAPKSKKLLSRSSSQSSSLPAETNSARTSNGPSKGGLPHTDSNVTTPASRSSQESRYIDEDELRASMDSSTRTSSRPENAKPLTRKEVPAAPGRNVNGNNRQNRQDTTDDPTPTRQTPTQKKTTDSYMQPRSAPIPPASQNNKGHPSGKESKDDGTSPKVSPKLPRWSSGGDFSMDEDMARILGTDEGSTSILRRVSNAVRHGRTNSVESPNQLSNRAGHARSISETTRATQSPRWPRTPVADDYHAQEISSPMSLASGDDPAFLKRQLRNSEQRVAELERQFTTEKDLKSLNKKLVEKRKTVSVLDTQTEIMIRQLEVLAGYVERAKETKTPIDPRDLEDSAIKEFVQKLDKVKQTMSAAIEQLHEERDLLFEEKDQAIADRDRALLEFEQLSSKNAQLADMNNDLTHQIQERFKSQIGGDIKSPGGLGIYGPGKGGLNNSSLNLDAASLSTGATLVPADEEPIVEAGPTVVQVRKGQAKKFNWKKGSKGLAQGVAKGVNRAVVAFQNDRERMQQQGQLSGENIGMPYNMTVAQVEAPAGPPSNGVNSHDKHSAAAALTKRQEERERERERQGFGFFGKKNAVPKSGSAGTMNNVDAAEPATVLFGSDLAERADHERRQIPSVVTRCIEEVELRGMDQEGIYRKTGGNSQVNMIKDGFSKDENFDISDPDLDITAVTSVLKQYFRKLPIPLLTFDVYERVLESNAIVDEMERSDHLRKTFASMPQRHRDCLEFLMFHLARVAQREPENLMSPKNLAVVFAPTIMRDTSLEREMTDMHAKNLAIQFVIENSNTIFEDA, from the exons G ATCCTCGAAGAAGGAAAAGCGTTCGAGTTAG CCGGTAACCGATGGCATCTGGACTGCTTTCGATGTAATACCTGTGGCACGCTGCTCGACTCTGATGCGAACCTACTGCTTCTCGGAGATGGTTCACTCATCTGCAACAACTGCACATATAGCTGCAGCGCCTGCGGCAATAAGATTGAAGACCTAGCCATCTTGACTGGGGAGCAGGCGTTCTGTGCTACATGTTTCCGCTGTCGCAACTGCAAACGCAAAATCGAGAACTTACGATATGCCCGGACTTCACAAGGCATCTTCTGCATGGGCTGCCACGAAACTCTTATGGCACGAAGACGGAAAAAATCtaaagctgcagctgcagcgaAAGCAAGAGAAAAAGAGCATTCACCTATGATCACGGAAAAGTCACTGCCCGCCCTTCCCGCCAACGCCATTCCACCGAATGCCTTTTCCAACGATCGGGTCGATCCTGATTCAGATACTGCTACAGAGCTTTCGCCTCGTCCACGAAATCACGGTCGTAACGAGTCGTCCTCTAGGAGCAGTTCCAGGCCAGCTCGCTCTCCTGAACGAAAGCCTGATGGTTTAAGTTTACCTGCTACAACATATCGAAGCAACCGAAACTCGACTATGATGGCCCGCAACGACAATACTTCCAACGACGCCGATAGCTTCATGATTTCGGTCGCTTTAGACCCAAGCCCGCACCCAACACCGAAATCAACTTCAGATAATCTGCCAGAGTCAGGCAAGTCGAAGGACTATTTCAGCGCTGCAAAACCGGCGTCTGAGAAACGAAGCGACTCTCATACCTCTACACCACATATTGCTTTCCAGGAGAAAGGGCGCGCACCATCCTATTCGGAGCACGACATTGCACCAAAGCTTCCTGATCGCAAGCATTCTAAGAACTCGCGAACCGACTCTAGTAAACGCTCGCCCCCTACAGAcgagaagagccagaagacAAGTGGTCGCCGCGCACCCACGGAGGACTTCAAGTTACAGGAGGCTCCCAAGAGTAAGAAGCTTCTCTCAAGGAGTAGTTCACAATCCTCGAGTCTACCTGCAGAGACGAACTCTGCGAGAACTAGCAACGGGCCTAGTAAGGGCGGCCTGCCACACACTGATAGCAACGTCACCACACCCGCGTCTCGCTCATCCCAAGAGTCGAGGTAtatcgacgaggatgagcttcGTGCATCTATGGACtcgtcaacaagaacatcttcaagaccagaGAATGCAAAGCCTCTTACGCGAAAGGAAGTTCCAGCTGCCCCAGGACGTAATG TGAATGGCAACAATCGACAAAACCGACAGGATACTACCGATGATCCTACACCCACTCGCCAGACTCCCACACAAAAGAAAACTACCGATTCTTACATGCAGCCCCGTTCAGCTCCTATCCCTCCAGCCTCTCAGAACAACAAGGGCCACCCTAGTGGCAAGGAGTCAAAGGACGACGGCACCTCACCCAAGGTCTCGCCAAAGTTACCTAGATGGAGCAGCGGCGGTGACTTTAGTATGGACGAGGACATGGCGCGTATCCTCGGTACAGACGAAGGCTCAACTTCCATCCTCCGTAGAGTTTCCAACGCTGTCAGACATGGGCGCACCAACAGCGTGGAGTCACCCAACCAGCTATCGAACAGAGCTGGCCATGCCAGAAGCATTAGCGAGACTACGCGAGCGACACAGTCGCCTCGCTGGCCACGAACACCAGTTGCCGACGATTATCATGCACAGGAGATCAGCAGCCCGATGTCTTTGGCGTCAGGGGACGATCCTGCGTTTCTTAAGCGGCAATTACGGAACTCTGAGCAGCGAGTTGCGGAGCTCGAGAGGCAGTTTACTACtgagaaggatctcaagagCCTTAACAAGAAGCTGGTCGAAAAACGAAAGACAGTTTCCGTTCTCGACACCCAGACTGAGATTATGATTCGACAGCTGGAGGTCTTGGCCGGATATGTCGAGCGTGcaaaggagaccaagacacCTATCGATCCCCGGGATCTTGAGGATTCAGCAATCAAGGAGTTTGTTCAgaagcttgacaaggtcaagcagACCATGTCAGCGGCAATCGAGCAGCTACACGAAGAGCGGGATCTGTTGTTCGAAGAGAAGGATCAAGCCATCGCGGATCGAGACCGTGCTCTGCTTGAATTTGAGCAGTTGTCGTCGAAGAATGCACAGCTTGCTGATATGAATAATGATTTGACGCATCAGATCCAGGAACGTTTCAAGTCACAGATTGGGGGAGATATTAAGTCTCCTGGCGGTCTGGGTATCTATGGACCAGGCAAGGGTGGCCTCAACAACTCTTCGCTCAACCTCGATGCTGCTAGTCTCTCAACGGGTGCTACTCTGGTTCCTGCTGATGAAGAGCCAATCGTCGAAGCCGGACCAACTGTGGTTCAAGTCCGAAAGGGCCAAGCCAAGAAGTTCAACTGGAAGAAGGGGTCCAAGGGATTGGCCCAGGGTGTGGCCAAGGGTGTCAACAGAGCTGTCGTCGCATTCCAGAACGACCGTGAGAGGATGCAGCAACAGGGCCAGCTGAGCGGAGAGAACATTGGAATGCCTTACAATATGACTGTGGCCCAAGTCGAAGCGCCTGCTGGGCCTCCCTCCAACGGCGTCAACTCACATGACAAGCACAGTGCAGCTGCAGCGCTAACcaagagacaagaagaacgtGAGCGTGAGCGTGAACGACAAGGGTTTGGATTCTTCGGCAAGAAGAACGCCGTGCCCAAGTCCGGCTCTGCAGGCACTATGAACAACGTTGACGCAGCTGAGCCAGCCACGGTTCTCTTTGGATCTGACCTCGCAGAGCGAGCTGACCATGAGCGCCGACAGATTCCTAGCGTGGTCACAAGATGTATAGAAGAGGTGGAACTAAGAGGAATGGACCAGGAAGGTATCTACCGAAAGACTGGTGGTAACTCTCAGGTCAACATGATCAAGGACGGATTCAGCAAGGATGAGAACTTTGATATTTCAGATCCTGATCTGGATATCACTGCTGTTACCAGTGTGCTGAAGCAATACTTCCGCAAACTTCCTATCCCCTTGCTCACGTTTGATGTGTACGAGCGAGTTCTTGAATCAAATG CTATTGTCGATGAAATGGAACGAAGCGATCACCTACGTAAGACGTTTGCTTCGATGCCTCAAAGGCATCGTGATTGTCTTGAATTCCTCATGTTCCATCTTGCACGCGTTGCTCAACGTGAACCAGAGAACTTG ATGTCTCCCAAGAACTTGGCTGTCGTGTTTGCGCCAACCATCATGCGTGACACGAGCCTTGAGCGCGAGATGACGGACATGCACGCAAAGAACCTTGCGATACAGTTTGTCATTGAGAACAGTAACACGATCTTCGAGGATGCTTAG